The genomic window CCACTCTTTATAAGGATTGATGACTGTATCGATCACAGAAATAACTTCAGAAGTGTTGATGATTTCCTTATTCAACAAGCCTTCAAGTATCACTGTGTATAGATAATCTTGTTCTTTGAGCATATCACCTAACCCTTGATCGATAGGTTGTACAACAGCGACATTTCCCTTAAACAGCTGTTGCTTGTTCATTTCTTGAATTTGCCAGTCGACAAACCCTCTCATAAAGTTTCCTTCCCCAAATTGAATGATTTTCACTGGTTGCTCTTTGTTGGTTTCAATTGTTTTTCTCGATAATTTCTCCATTGTTTCATCAAGCTCCTTTTTAGTTTTTTTGCACACGTGAACATTTTTATTCAAAACAAAGACATTACGTCTTTGAAATAGTTGATACAGACTCTCTTATCTGTAGACTGGTTTTGATTCGATATTGTTGTGGGCTGATTTTTTCTCCATTGATCATTTTCAATAGCAGTTCGGTTCCTGTTTGACTGATTTTTTTGATTGGCTTGTGCACCGTTGTCAGCGGAGGATTTAAATAAGCAACTAGTTTACTGTCGTCGAATCCGATTAAAGAAATGTCTGTCGGAATTTGAAAATTCTTTTCTGCAGCAGCTCTCATTGCACCAATAGCCATATCATCATTCGCACAGAACACAACTGTAGGGAGGGGAGAAAGAGCCAAAATGTGCTGCATTTCAGTAAATCCACTTTCAATGCTATAGTCTCCTCTGAAAAAGTAGTCATGATTGACAGGGAGTTGATTTTTTTCCATGCTGTTGATCATTCCCTGTTTTCGTTCATTCGAAGAACGAAAATCATCCTTACCTCCGATATAGGCGATTTTTTCATGTCCCAACTCTATTGCATAATCGATCGCTTCTGTTACACCTTCTGCATCGTCTGCAAGGACATTGATGATATCCTTGTCGTCTAAAGGACGGTTCAGGACCACAAAAGGAATTTTTTGTTGTTTGACATAGTCAATAAAGGAACTATCATTATCGCTCTGACTCATAATAACTATTCCATCGTAGCGCTGAAAATTGACGCGCTCCAAGGCTTGAATTTCATCGATTCCTTCAACAGACAGACTATAGCTTTCATCTAAAATAGAGTGGATACCGGTGATTACATCAACCAGAAAGCTCGAGCTGGTACCTTGATCGATACTGGAAAAAAATAACCCAATCATATAATTTTTTTGATTGACCAGACTTTTGGCATTGAAATTTGGGACATAGTTTAATTCTTCTGCAATTTTCTGGATTTTTTTTCGTGTATCAAGCTTGATCAAGGGGTTATCATTCAGCGCGCGTGATACGGTTGTATGAGAAACACCGGCTACTTTTGCGATGTCTTTTATTGTGACCATAACCCACCTCGTTTTCAATAATTGTGAACGTTAACATCATAGTATGAAATAAGTAGATTGTCAACATTAAAATGCTTGTTTAACAGCAATGCACACGTGAAAATGTTATTGGAATTTTTACGGAAATATGATAGGCTATTGATGAAGAGCTGATTTTGGATGAATGCTTCTGTTTTAAGATGAAAAGGCATTCAATGATGAACAGAGTAGCTGGAAATAAATGAGAGGAATCATAATAAATCAAGAAAAAGACTGTAACTATTCTACTGCAGAAACAGTTTTGCTTTTGTTCGGTTCCTACTCAGAAAATACTAGGAAAGTCACATTTTTTATTTAATGAAAGGGGTTTGATCATGATACAGGTGGATTATATAATTACAGATTTTGGTGCATCATCTGACAATCAGATGAATACACAGGCGATTCAGAAGGCCATTGATACTGCAAGCCACGCGGGAGGAGGACGAGTTGTTATTCCGGCAGGTACATTCGTAACAGGAGCATTGTTTTTAAAAAGCAATATTACTCTTTATTTAAATGCAGGTTCTGTGCTCAAATTTTCTGATGATCAAAAGGAATATCCGGTCGTCATTTCACGTTGGGAAGGAGTGGAGCAACAAGTTTACGCTTCTTGCGTTTATGCTGAACATGCAGAGAATATCTCAGTAACTGGTTTTGGTGTACTTGATGGGAACGGAAAAAATTGGTGGCATGTTTTTCGTAATGACCAGTCAGCGCTTAAGTTTCCCCGCCCAAAACTGATTAGCTTCCACAAATGCAGCAGAATCACGATCAGAGATGTTCGATTGATTGATTCACCAAGCTGGACGATCAATCCAATTCTTTGTGAGGATGTCACAGTAGATAATGTATCGATTCTGAATCCAAGTGATTCGCCTAATACAGATGGAATCGACCCAGAATCTTGCAAAAATGTTCGTATCAACAATTGCCATATCGATGTCGGTGATGACTGCATTGCGGTGAAAGCAGGAACGGAAGAGACCGAAGAAAGAGTTTCTTGTGAAAATGTGACAATCACGAACTGTACGATGGTTCATGGACATGGTGGAGTTGTTTTAGGAAGTGAGATGAGTGGGGGTATTCGTAATGTGACTATTTCCAACTGCGTTTTTCAAGGGACAGACCGTGGCATTCGACTAAAATCTCGCCGCGGCAGAGGCGGAACGGTAGAAGATATTCGAATCAGTAATATTGTGATGGATCGGGTGATTTGTCCGTTTATCATTAATTTGTATTACTTTTGGGGACCAAACGGTGAACAGCAGTATGTCTGGGATAAGACGCCACAACCAATCACGAATGAGACACCGTGCTTCAGACGACTTCATTTTATGAATATCACTGCGAAAAATGTACAGGCAGCAGCAGGCTTTATTTATGGCTTGGCAGAGCAGTACGTGTCAGATATAACCTTTGACAATATTCGCATTTCTTTAGCAGAAGAAGCAGAAGCCGGTGAGCCGGCGATGATGATGGGAATTGAAAAAATGAAGAATCAAGGCTTTATGGTTAATTTTGCTGAAAACATCGTTTTTGAACGCGTTTCGATTGAAAATCACGTTGGGGAAGCTTTTCAGATAGAGCAGTCAAAGGAAATAGAAGTTTTGAATTGTCGCTCAAAAAAACTGGGTGGGAAACAGTTCAACAGAATATAAGCAGGCGGACTGGATAAAACGAATTTCTGCTGGAAAGGACAAACCAAGCTATGAAGGAAAAACAGGAAAAATCGCGCTCGCTAAATACGGTTCTTAACACCTTCTATATCCTGTTTGTTGCGGTCATCATCATTTTTTCTTTGATTTTTTCCAGTATTACAACAACCAGAGAAGTAACAGATACTGCCTACACCAATGTAGAAAATACGTTGAAAGACCGCTACAGCGTGCTGGAGAGAACCTTCGATCAGATGTTTGAGCAGGTAGTGAATCTGAATAACAATCCGAATTTGCTTGAAGTGATCAACAATGAGCGTGATGCGCTGAAGCAGGCAGTCAATATGAACACTAGTATCAAAGACCTATATTATCGGTTTCAGGATGTGCTTGATTCTATCTATATCAATGTAAACGATGGGGAGTTCTTTTTTAATGGTGGAGAAATCGCTCAGGGCTTGAGCGAGATTGATTACCAAACGTTTTTTGAACAAGCAGACGGCGAAGCTAAGTATTTTTGGCTGGATTTTGATGAAAGTCCTTTCTCACAGAATGAGCGACGGACGATTTCCATCTGCAAAATAATTGGTGACAGTTTTTCTGAGGCCAGCGGGGTGATTGTATTCAATTTGAGGTATGATTATATCGAGAATTTATTGAATGAAAGCTTTATAACAGAAAACGGTCGTTTATTCTTGGTCAGTCCTAAAGGAAACATTTCTACATCAGACCGTCTGTTTCCAAAAGAGCTGTTTCAGGAACTGACCGATAATTGGCAAGTACGTGCAGTAGATGGTATGAGCTACCATATCGATAGCCAGACATTCGACCTAAATCAGTGGCGATTGGTTGCAGTTTTTCCAGATAAGGATCTGCAAAAGAGTCAATCCGCCTATCTCACTTTAGCAGCAGCACTGTTTCTGTTTCTATTTCTTGCAGGGACAATTATGGTGATCGTTGTCGGTCGTTATATTTCGAAGCCGATCCAAAATCTTGCGAAAGAAATCGAAGCAACCAGTATTACCGATCATAAAGGCCCTCTGGCAATCAATCAAAAACATTTCAATGAGCTGGCCGTATTGTACCGCAGTTTTAATTCAATGATCGAAAAAAATGAACGGCTGTTGAATGAAAATGAAAAAAATCATGATGAGCGAAGCCGTTTGGAAATCGAGTTGTTGCAGTCACAGATTAATCCGCATTTTCTTTATAACACGCTATACTCCATTCAAAGCTTGAGCGATATGGGCATGAATAAGGACGCGTCATTGATGACTCGTTCTTTGGCAGAATTCTATCGAACAGGAATCAGTAAAGGCAATCTGCTCGTTTCTTTAGAGGAGGAGCTGGAGCATGTTAAGAACTATCTGACGATTATGGGGTATCGCTATAGAGACCGCTTCGACTACACGATCTTAGTAGAAAATCCTAAGCTATTGCAAGCTAAAATCCCTAAAATTTCACTACAGCCGATTGTTGAAAATTCAATTTATCATGGACTGAAAGAACTGTCTGTTAAAGGCCTTTTAGAAATAGAAATCAAAGAAAGCAATGGCGATGTTCTTTTGGTTGTAAAGGATAACGGACGAGGTATTTCGGATGAACGATTGAAAATAATCAATGAAGAAATCAATCTATCTTCTTTGAACAGTAGAAAGGTAACGGGGATCGGTCTGCGGAGTGTCAATGTACGAATCAAAAATTGTTTTGGTGCTTCTTATGGCTTATGGATTGAAAATTGTGAAGCTGGAACACTAATTAAAATTGTTATACCTAAAGGTCCGAATGGGTAAGCGATGATTCGAAAAGAGTATTTGTTGCTAATGTGTTAGTCACTGTAGGGTGTTGTAGAATTGGATAACTAAGGAGAAAAAACATGAGAAAGCTATTGATCGTAGAAGATGAGTGGATCATTCGTAAGGCACTGATGTCTCTTCCTTGGGAGACGATCGGTGTGACAGAAATCTTTGAAGCGGATAATGGGCAAGAGGGCTTGGCATGCTATAAAGAGCAGCAACCTCAAGTTGTACTCTCGGATATCAACATGCCTTTTGTCGATGGAATTGCAATGGGAAAAGAAATTGTTGAGCAAAATAAAAATTGCCAGATTATTTTTCTGACAGGCTATAGCGAGTTTAGCTATGCACAGGCTGCGGTCAGCCTAAAGGCGTTTGATTATATTTTGAAGCCAGTGGATGCCACAGTTTTACTGCCCCAGGTCAATGAAGCATTTAAGCAAATCGAGGAAGAGGAAATGGCAGAGCTGGCTTCCAGAGATTATCAGCGGAGAGAATGGATAAAAAGGATCATTCTTTCAAAAAAAAGTGAAAACAGTGAACAATTCAACACACTCTTTTCCGTTAATGGTCCATTTCAATGTATGTGCTATTTCACGAATAAGGCGACGCTTGAAGTGCCAGCTATGTTTCAAAAGGATAGTTTACGATTGGAGGATAACACTTATTTTACGTTGATTCAACTGGGGGAACAGCAGCCTGAATTTCAACAGTGGTTGGATAGTCCTGAGTTGAAGGAATTTCTATTTCGACAAGAAGGGTGGATCGGACTCAGCACAATTAGTTCAGATCCAAAGGAAATCAGTGATAAAATTGTCGAAGCGCGTATCAGCTTTGAAAAAAATAAGTTTGATCAGCCGGGGATCTATGCTTATGATCCACAAACCTCGCGATTGGATTTTTCGCCGATTTTGATCGAGCTGGAGCAAAAGCTGATTCAGCAAATTGAGAACAGAGCACCTAAAAAAGTCTATGCACTGCTTGATTCTTTGGAAATGAATGGGACTCTGATGACGTTGCCGTTGTCACAAATTCGTCCATTTCTTATGAAACAGGTATTTATGCTATTTCAGGCAGCCAAAAATGTCATCACCTGTGATGAGTTTGCAGTGTATCAGAAGATTACTTCCAGTACAGTGGTAGAGGATATGCTGGCGCCTGTTAAAGAGATGGTGGATTGCTGGCAAAAGAATCAGGAGGTAGGCAGTAAGTCTGGTACGATCATCCAACAGGCCAAACGATTTATCGACAGTCACTATGCAAATGAGGAGATATCCTTACAAGTAGTGGCCGAAAATATTCATGTGTCGCCTCCTTATTTGAGCAACCTATTCAAAAGCGAAACAGGGAAAAACTATACAGAATACTTATTTGAACGACGGATGGAAGCAGCCTATCAGCTGCTTCGAAATACGAATAAAACAATCACGGATATTTCTTTAGAGACAGGATTCACGAATCCTAATTATTTTTCAAGCTGCTTCAAAAAAGACAGTGGCGTATCACCAAAACAATACAGGAATATCTACAAAGAGGAACAGAAAATATCAACTCCGTAAATGTAGCTCACTGTATCTAGTTATGTTTTTCTTTATAGAAACTGCATATAATCACTTATTTGTATAGGTAAAAAGATTTTTATCCGCTACAATAGCTGGAATCAAATTTTTTGAATCTATAATTGTGATCTCCTTTTTTTCAATGTAAGACATGGCTTGTGGTATATATTTTGTAAACTCATTTGAGATAGGTAAAATTATAGATTTATTTGAGTGGGTAATCAAATTGATGAAAAAAATATCTGGATTA from Enterococcus sp. 9E7_DIV0242 includes these protein-coding regions:
- a CDS encoding LacI family DNA-binding transcriptional regulator; translation: MVTIKDIAKVAGVSHTTVSRALNDNPLIKLDTRKKIQKIAEELNYVPNFNAKSLVNQKNYMIGLFFSSIDQGTSSSFLVDVITGIHSILDESYSLSVEGIDEIQALERVNFQRYDGIVIMSQSDNDSSFIDYVKQQKIPFVVLNRPLDDKDIINVLADDAEGVTEAIDYAIELGHEKIAYIGGKDDFRSSNERKQGMINSMEKNQLPVNHDYFFRGDYSIESGFTEMQHILALSPLPTVVFCANDDMAIGAMRAAAEKNFQIPTDISLIGFDDSKLVAYLNPPLTTVHKPIKKISQTGTELLLKMINGEKISPQQYRIKTSLQIRESVSTISKT
- a CDS encoding glycoside hydrolase family 28 protein, producing the protein MIQVDYIITDFGASSDNQMNTQAIQKAIDTASHAGGGRVVIPAGTFVTGALFLKSNITLYLNAGSVLKFSDDQKEYPVVISRWEGVEQQVYASCVYAEHAENISVTGFGVLDGNGKNWWHVFRNDQSALKFPRPKLISFHKCSRITIRDVRLIDSPSWTINPILCEDVTVDNVSILNPSDSPNTDGIDPESCKNVRINNCHIDVGDDCIAVKAGTEETEERVSCENVTITNCTMVHGHGGVVLGSEMSGGIRNVTISNCVFQGTDRGIRLKSRRGRGGTVEDIRISNIVMDRVICPFIINLYYFWGPNGEQQYVWDKTPQPITNETPCFRRLHFMNITAKNVQAAAGFIYGLAEQYVSDITFDNIRISLAEEAEAGEPAMMMGIEKMKNQGFMVNFAENIVFERVSIENHVGEAFQIEQSKEIEVLNCRSKKLGGKQFNRI
- a CDS encoding cache domain-containing sensor histidine kinase; this encodes MKEKQEKSRSLNTVLNTFYILFVAVIIIFSLIFSSITTTREVTDTAYTNVENTLKDRYSVLERTFDQMFEQVVNLNNNPNLLEVINNERDALKQAVNMNTSIKDLYYRFQDVLDSIYINVNDGEFFFNGGEIAQGLSEIDYQTFFEQADGEAKYFWLDFDESPFSQNERRTISICKIIGDSFSEASGVIVFNLRYDYIENLLNESFITENGRLFLVSPKGNISTSDRLFPKELFQELTDNWQVRAVDGMSYHIDSQTFDLNQWRLVAVFPDKDLQKSQSAYLTLAAALFLFLFLAGTIMVIVVGRYISKPIQNLAKEIEATSITDHKGPLAINQKHFNELAVLYRSFNSMIEKNERLLNENEKNHDERSRLEIELLQSQINPHFLYNTLYSIQSLSDMGMNKDASLMTRSLAEFYRTGISKGNLLVSLEEELEHVKNYLTIMGYRYRDRFDYTILVENPKLLQAKIPKISLQPIVENSIYHGLKELSVKGLLEIEIKESNGDVLLVVKDNGRGISDERLKIINEEINLSSLNSRKVTGIGLRSVNVRIKNCFGASYGLWIENCEAGTLIKIVIPKGPNG
- a CDS encoding response regulator transcription factor → MRKLLIVEDEWIIRKALMSLPWETIGVTEIFEADNGQEGLACYKEQQPQVVLSDINMPFVDGIAMGKEIVEQNKNCQIIFLTGYSEFSYAQAAVSLKAFDYILKPVDATVLLPQVNEAFKQIEEEEMAELASRDYQRREWIKRIILSKKSENSEQFNTLFSVNGPFQCMCYFTNKATLEVPAMFQKDSLRLEDNTYFTLIQLGEQQPEFQQWLDSPELKEFLFRQEGWIGLSTISSDPKEISDKIVEARISFEKNKFDQPGIYAYDPQTSRLDFSPILIELEQKLIQQIENRAPKKVYALLDSLEMNGTLMTLPLSQIRPFLMKQVFMLFQAAKNVITCDEFAVYQKITSSTVVEDMLAPVKEMVDCWQKNQEVGSKSGTIIQQAKRFIDSHYANEEISLQVVAENIHVSPPYLSNLFKSETGKNYTEYLFERRMEAAYQLLRNTNKTITDISLETGFTNPNYFSSCFKKDSGVSPKQYRNIYKEEQKISTP